In one Prosthecobacter fusiformis genomic region, the following are encoded:
- a CDS encoding ribonuclease HII, producing the protein MPSLAHENLLRAAGHRLIAGIDEAGRGPLAGPVSVAAVVLPEKYRHKLLNDSKQLNHATRELLYEELTQDDRIRWHSVMIGVADIDRVNILQATWLGMRRCALELDPRPCAALIDGRPVRDFPLHHVALVKGDSLSYSIAAASIIAKVSRDRLMVQMAQQYPGYGFEVHKGYPTPAHQAALKKLGPCPEHRRSFSPVAQMQLDLGM; encoded by the coding sequence ATGCCCAGCCTTGCTCATGAAAACCTCCTCCGCGCTGCCGGTCATCGGCTGATCGCCGGTATCGATGAGGCGGGGCGAGGTCCACTGGCGGGGCCGGTCTCCGTGGCAGCCGTTGTGCTGCCGGAGAAATACCGGCACAAGCTGCTCAATGATTCGAAACAGCTCAACCACGCTACCCGCGAGCTGCTGTATGAGGAGCTGACCCAGGATGACCGCATCCGCTGGCACAGTGTGATGATCGGCGTGGCGGACATTGATCGCGTGAACATTCTGCAAGCGACATGGTTAGGCATGCGGCGTTGCGCTCTGGAGCTGGATCCTCGCCCCTGTGCAGCACTCATCGATGGCAGGCCGGTGCGGGATTTTCCTCTGCATCATGTGGCTTTGGTAAAGGGGGACAGCCTCAGCTATTCCATCGCCGCAGCCAGCATCATCGCCAAGGTCAGTCGAGATCGCCTGATGGTGCAGATGGCGCAGCAGTACCCAGGGTATGGATTTGAGGTTCATAAAGGCTACCCCACCCCTGCACATCAGGCAGCTTTGAAAAAGCTGGGGCCTTGTCCAGAGCATCGGCGCAGTTTCAGCCCAGTGGCCCAGATGCAGCTCGATCTGGGGATGTGA